A single Malaclemys terrapin pileata isolate rMalTer1 chromosome 3, rMalTer1.hap1, whole genome shotgun sequence DNA region contains:
- the STMN4 gene encoding stathmin-4 isoform X2, translating into MTLAAYKEKMKELPLVSLFCSCFLADPLNKPVYKYEDTVDLTWCVISDMEVIELNKRTSGQSFEVILKPPSFDGIPEFNASLPRRRDPSLEEIQKKLEAAEERRKYQEAELLKHLAEKREHGREVIQKAIEENNNFIKAAKEKLAQRMESNKENREAHLAAMLERLQEKDKHAEEVRKNKELKEEASR; encoded by the exons ATGACTCTGGCCG CGTACAAAGAGAAGATGAAGGAGCTCCCCCTTGTGTCCTTGTTCTGCTCCTGCTTCCTGGCCGACCCCTTGAACAAACCAGTGTATAAATACGAAG ACACCGTCGACCTCACCTGGTGCGTCATTTCGGACATGGAAGTCATTGAGCTGAACAAGCGCACCTCGGGCCAGTCCTTCGAGGTGATCCTAAAGCCGCCGTCCTTCGACGGGATCCCCGAGTTCAACGCCTCCCTGCCCCGGCGGCGCGACCCCTCGCTGGAGGAGATCCAGAAGAAGCTGGAGGCGGCTGAGGAGCGGCGGAAG TACCAGGAAGCGGAGCTCCTGAAGCACCTGGCAGAGAAGCGGGAGCACGGGCGGGAGGTCATCCAGAAAGCCATCGAGGAGAACAACAACTTCATCAAGGCGGCCAAGGAGAAGCTGGCGCAGAGGATGGAGTCCAACAAGGAGAACCGGGAGGCCCACTTAGCCGCCATGCTGGAACGCCTGCAGGAGAAG GACAAACATGCGGAAGAGGTGCGGAAAAACAAGGAGCTCAAGGAAGAAGCCTCCAGGTAG
- the STMN4 gene encoding stathmin-4 isoform X1, which produces MTLAAYKEKMKELPLVSLFCSCFLADPLNKPVYKYEADTVDLTWCVISDMEVIELNKRTSGQSFEVILKPPSFDGIPEFNASLPRRRDPSLEEIQKKLEAAEERRKYQEAELLKHLAEKREHGREVIQKAIEENNNFIKAAKEKLAQRMESNKENREAHLAAMLERLQEKDKHAEEVRKNKELKEEASR; this is translated from the exons ATGACTCTGGCCG CGTACAAAGAGAAGATGAAGGAGCTCCCCCTTGTGTCCTTGTTCTGCTCCTGCTTCCTGGCCGACCCCTTGAACAAACCAGTGTATAAATACGAAG CAGACACCGTCGACCTCACCTGGTGCGTCATTTCGGACATGGAAGTCATTGAGCTGAACAAGCGCACCTCGGGCCAGTCCTTCGAGGTGATCCTAAAGCCGCCGTCCTTCGACGGGATCCCCGAGTTCAACGCCTCCCTGCCCCGGCGGCGCGACCCCTCGCTGGAGGAGATCCAGAAGAAGCTGGAGGCGGCTGAGGAGCGGCGGAAG TACCAGGAAGCGGAGCTCCTGAAGCACCTGGCAGAGAAGCGGGAGCACGGGCGGGAGGTCATCCAGAAAGCCATCGAGGAGAACAACAACTTCATCAAGGCGGCCAAGGAGAAGCTGGCGCAGAGGATGGAGTCCAACAAGGAGAACCGGGAGGCCCACTTAGCCGCCATGCTGGAACGCCTGCAGGAGAAG GACAAACATGCGGAAGAGGTGCGGAAAAACAAGGAGCTCAAGGAAGAAGCCTCCAGGTAG